In Coffea eugenioides isolate CCC68of chromosome 4, Ceug_1.0, whole genome shotgun sequence, the genomic stretch TGTGtctctttttatttactttccaCCAATAAAATGCTAAATTGTAGCATGTGGTTTTGGCTTTAGGAGTATGTAATTATTGACTTTGATTTGAACATGTTCCTGTTTAAACAGGAAAGAATTGTTGAGAGCCATTGATGTGCGGCTTCTTGCAGTCCAGCAGGATCTAACAACAGCCTGTGCTCGGGCTACTGCTGCCGGTTTCAATCCAGACACAATCTTGGACCTTCAAATGTTTGCAGATCATTTTGGTGCCCTACGCTTAAAGTAAGATCTTGAttacctttcatttttttttattgctctCCTTACCAACTTCTTCCATCTGTGCCCTCATTGCACATGCCTGCAGAGATGTGCTTGTGTTTAGATGTAGGCATGTGCTTATTTCCAGATAACAAATGTGAAGCATTTAAAGTAAGgcaaaattaaggaaaaaggTTCTTTGTGGACTTTTTAAGACATTGAAGCTGAAGCTTGTTTTTGTGTCTAAGCTGCTGCAAGATCATCAGGTATAGCTTGCAGTTCTCAGCTTGCTTATTTAATTTCTTCTGCATAATTGGagaaaaaagggggggggggggctagTACTGTTTTGATCTCATGTTTCATAATTGCTTACTTAAAGAAATGGTGGAAAATGCCAAGTTAGAGTAAGCTGTACACTGAATTTATTGGAAAATCTCTATAACTTTCTCTGAAATGAAAAGCTGCGTAGACCAAAGCTTCAATGAGGATTGGATGTTTGGTCATGCTGTATATAAAGATGAATAGAAAATGCTCTGCATGGTCGTCTTTTGCCATGATTGTCTTTTTCCAGTTCTAGGATTTGGTTTAAAATGTTTTCAGACCACTGACTACTGATGTCTATGACGTGTCTTGACAAGTAAAATTTAACCGGAGAAAGAGATTTTGAGGGTTAGATCAAAATGAGAAATAGATCAAAGGCAATGCTTTATTGAAGGACATCTCATGCAATTCCCTGTTTGCTTGGTTAGAAAATAAGATGTGTCTTGGCCTAATTTATGTGGTCAGTGGCTTTATGTATGATGGTACATGAACAAGTCAActgccaaattttggtgtatgCGCTCTGTCAGATATTTATTGTATTAATTGCCTTTGCTCCtctagttttttttctttttttttgtaattgtttGGGAGAGAGGTGGAGGTGCAGACTGCAGTGTTTCAAAATGTTAAAACCATGCAAAAGAGAAGCTCTGGCTCTTGTGGTGGAATGAAACTTGGTGgggttttatttctcaaaagAAGTTTGTAAAGACAGGTTTTCTGCTGTGAATTCAGCAAGTTTGCTAATGTGGCTTTGGTCCTGGAGGAAGATGAAGACCTGTGCTTGGAGGGTTATCTTGGTTTCTCGAAACGAAAGGGTCGTAGGTTGTGTAAGCAGAATTGCACGTTATAGTAACAGAGTTAATACCTTAAGCTGGTTTGCTCTTCTTTCAGGCTTCTACTCCTCATTAGCATGGCATGGTGAAAGACAAGCTGCAGTTGAATTGATGTCAGTATGTTTTATTGGGCTGGTGAACTAGCTGAAAAAGTCTACTGTGAATGGGCTCGTATAGAATTTTTCTCTACAGGGCCAGATGAAAAGCTCCAATTTCCCTGGATGCCATCGGTCCCAGCACCCTTGAGTAGTGCTGCAGTCGACATCATCTACCCGACGATTTGGACTTAAATGTCTTTACTCGAACAAATATTGATTGTGCACcttaaaaacttaaaaatttaaaaataaagagaagaaaaaaattcaaattaataAGCAAAGGAGGAAATTGAATTTTACAAGCTAAACAACATAATGTCATACAAAGCTTATCCTTAGGTActaactccaaaaaaaaaaatatcattatGTAATATTTGGTCAAGTATTTACTATGAATTCAATTAACTGCTAATATTGTTCAACTACAATTTCATTGCAGCGAAGCATGCGGTAAATTCATATCCTTGTGCGAGAGACGGCCGGACTTGATCCTTACATGGAAGGCCGGAGGGGACGACCCAGCCATCCGATCCTCGTATGGGTCAGATATGTCCATAGATGATGAGCCCACTTCTCCAGACAGCCTTCGCTTTGGGTCCTGCCAACCCCCGAGGCATGAGCAGCAGCATACCGGCCAACAACAAGAAACAGACACATCCCAAAAGTATCAACATCCCAATCTTGCCACCACATTGAAACCATCCTTTTCTCTACGAAAGAGTGGAGAAGCAAGCACAGAACCAGAAGAAGGAAGCAAACAAAACGACCCTCTCGCTACTgagaaagagaagaaacaaGAGAGTAGCTGTGATGCTCCTCCTTCTGCTCTTGATCAAGCCCCGTCAATTGCAGTGAGTCAACCATCTAGGCGGCTCAGCGTGCAGGATCGTATTAACTTGTTTGAGAATAAGCAGAAGGAGAATTCTGGTGGGAAGCCTGCAGTAGGAAAATCAATCGAGATCAAGAGACTTTCTTCTGATGTGTCATCATCTGCATCTGCAGCTGCTGTAGAGAAGGCGGTGTTGAGGAGATGGAGTGGTGCTAGTGACATGAGCATTGATTTGAGTGGCGAAAAGAGGGATACTGAGAGCCCTCTTTGCACCCCTTCGTCTTCTGTTTCACATTCCAAGTCTGAGGATCAGAAAGATATGGCAGGTTCTGGTAAGCCGGAGTTTAGGAGCATTCCTCGGTGGGTAGATGATAGTGCAGGTTCTGGGAGAGAGGAGATTGTTGAGGAGAGGCAATCTACAGTTTCATCTGATAAGTCAGGGGAGGCTTCTGAAGGAGGAAAGTCAAATTCTACTGTAGGCGTTATTGGTGTCACTGCTTGGAAAGATCAAACACGTGGGAAGACTCAGTCAAGGTCATTTCTTAACAGGGCTGAGGATAGCAGATTAGATGATCTAGCAAATTCTGAACCAAAGTTCAGGTCTTTGCCAAGTGGAAAAGCTGAGGAAGGTCGTTCGGACAATCAACCCAAGTTCAAGGGTCCTGGAAAGAGGGATGACCTTGTCAAAACAGAAGGGCAAGTACTTTCTGAGGCACAGGTTGCTGGCCACAAGGAGAAGGGTACTTCTCAGGCCCAAtttggatattttgctggaAAAGGCAGTGACACAAGGTCAGCTATTGGTCCATACCAACCTAGTCAAGTTGAACTTTCAGATCAAAAGGAAGTTGGAATAAGAGATGATTCTTTAGCACAAACTTATTCGAGGGCCCCCCAGAGGCCAGTGGGTGAATATGCACCACAAGAAGGTGGTTCAGGATCAAGAATACGTGATGCTTTTGCTGCTCAGCACAAAGGAGTTGCAGGTAAAGTATCATCTTCTCATCCGAGGTTTGAGTCCTTTTTGGAGACTGAGGATATTCAAAAGAAAGAATTGGCTTCAGCTGAGAAGAACGGTGGTGTTACTGCAATAAAACTTGAAGGAACTGGATCCGAGAGGATGAAGTTCGACAAGCAAATTATTGCCTCTGAACTGATCAAGAAAACCCAGGGCAGGAAGGATGATAGTGTTCCTGTTTATGGAAGTAATATGGCATCTTTCCATAGTAAAGTAGCTACTGAGAATCAGGATGGGTTTGATTCTTTTTCAACGCCACCTCCAGAACATGTTAGGGTTAGGCAATCAAAAGGAAACCAGGAGCTGAATGATGAGCTGAAAATGAAAGCTAATGAACTTGAAAAGCTCTTTGCTGAGCACAAACTGCGGGCTCCTGGAGATCAATCTAACACTACATGGAGGACCAGGCCTATTGACAGGCAAAATGACTCACCTGCAAAACCTTGTAGGAAATCATCTGCAGAAACCGATACTGCCCATTTGTCTCATGATGGCACATTATCTGAACCTGCTGAGAGTTCAAAAAACTTGGCCAAATTCAGTGATGTTCCTGTGGTGAAAGTGGTTGGTGGCCAGGATCATAATGATgttgaaaataagaaattttctgAGCTTAATTTTCCAGATGGTTCTCGAGGGAAATTCTATGAGAGATATATGCAGAAAAGGGATGCAAAGCTTAGGGAAGATTGGAGTTCCAATAGAGCAGAGAAGGAAGCCAAGTTGAAGGCAATGCAGGATAGCCTGGAGCGTAGTAAATCTGAGATGAAGGCTAAATTTTCAGTATCTTCTGATAGACAGGATTCAGTATTCAGTGCTTGTAGACGTGCAGAGAGGCTCAGATCGTTTAATACGCGATCAATTATGAGAAGGGAGCAGGTATAGTTTTACTTTTAATTGGTTATAAATGGTACTAAAACATTTAGTTTTGTTCTAGGTGTTGATTGGagtttttcctgtcatttattaccaaccatcaaaaagtTTCCATTTGGCAGCAGCAGTTAGATTTTGGGCAAAGCGACGATGAAGGTGCATCTGATTTTCCAGAGAAGAAATTGTATCGTGAGGATGGGTCCTTCACTGAGACATccattgtagatggtttacctAAGAGTAAGAAGAGTTTACCTACAAAAAGTTTGTCTTCATCCACACCTCGGATGACTGCAGCACCTGTTCCAAGATCTGCAACTCGAGCTTCCAGTATTTCTGGGCGGCGTAAGATGCAGTCGGAAAATCCTGTTGCACAATCCGTTCCCAATTTCTCTGATCTGAGGAAAGAAAACACGAAACCTTCTTTCACAGCCAGTAGAACAACTCGGCCACAACTGAGAAATTATACCCGCAGCAAAAGTGCCAATGAAGACACTTCATTTGTCAAGGAGGAAAAGTCACGTAGATCACAATCCCTGAGAAAGAGCCTAGCAAATTCAGCTGAGTGCAGAGAGCCTTCTCCATTGAACTCCGAGGGCATTTCTTTGACAACACAAAACTTTTACAAGGACGAGACTGAGCAAAATTCTTCTTTCAAGTATTCAAAGACTTCAGAGTCTAAATCTTTCCTTAAGAAGGTCAGTGGCATGGATCTTGGAGCCAGAACAACTTTTGCTTTGCAGAAGACCAAAATGGCATCCGATATCACTAATGATGAGGATGACTTTGATGACTTGGCCTTTGAGGGAGAAGACTCAGCGGATCTAGTCAAAgatgaagaggaggaggagtTTGAGACAGCGGTAACTAAA encodes the following:
- the LOC113767644 gene encoding uncharacterized protein LOC113767644 isoform X1, whose translation is MKSDTPLDYAAFQLSPKRSRCELVVSSGGNTEKLASGLVKPFVANLRVAEEQVAMSVHSIKLEVERQKNAEMWFTKGTLERFVRFVSTPEILELANTFDTEMSQLESARRIYSQGTGQQLSGSGGLGSGAAAAADATKKELLRAIDVRLLAVQQDLTTACARATAAGFNPDTILDLQMFADHFGALRLNEACGKFISLCERRPDLILTWKAGGDDPAIRSSYGSDMSIDDEPTSPDSLRFGSCQPPRHEQQHTGQQQETDTSQKYQHPNLATTLKPSFSLRKSGEASTEPEEGSKQNDPLATEKEKKQESSCDAPPSALDQAPSIAVSQPSRRLSVQDRINLFENKQKENSGGKPAVGKSIEIKRLSSDVSSSASAAAVEKAVLRRWSGASDMSIDLSGEKRDTESPLCTPSSSVSHSKSEDQKDMAGSGKPEFRSIPRWVDDSAGSGREEIVEERQSTVSSDKSGEASEGGKSNSTVGVIGVTAWKDQTRGKTQSRSFLNRAEDSRLDDLANSEPKFRSLPSGKAEEGRSDNQPKFKGPGKRDDLVKTEGQVLSEAQVAGHKEKGTSQAQFGYFAGKGSDTRSAIGPYQPSQVELSDQKEVGIRDDSLAQTYSRAPQRPVGEYAPQEGGSGSRIRDAFAAQHKGVAGKVSSSHPRFESFLETEDIQKKELASAEKNGGVTAIKLEGTGSERMKFDKQIIASELIKKTQGRKDDSVPVYGSNMASFHSKVATENQDGFDSFSTPPPEHVRVRQSKGNQELNDELKMKANELEKLFAEHKLRAPGDQSNTTWRTRPIDRQNDSPAKPCRKSSAETDTAHLSHDGTLSEPAESSKNLAKFSDVPVVKVVGGQDHNDVENKKFSELNFPDGSRGKFYERYMQKRDAKLREDWSSNRAEKEAKLKAMQDSLERSKSEMKAKFSVSSDRQDSVFSACRRAERLRSFNTRSIMRREQQQLDFGQSDDEGASDFPEKKLYREDGSFTETSIVDGLPKSKKSLPTKSLSSSTPRMTAAPVPRSATRASSISGRRKMQSENPVAQSVPNFSDLRKENTKPSFTASRTTRPQLRNYTRSKSANEDTSFVKEEKSRRSQSLRKSLANSAECREPSPLNSEGISLTTQNFYKDETEQNSSFKYSKTSESKSFLKKVSGMDLGARTTFALQKTKMASDITNDEDDFDDLAFEGEDSADLVKDEEEEEFETAVTKHQGEPELEQESLKLNFGSENGIVRSFAQVDSSLVAELAAAVPSGFHPSENVQDSPGESPVSWNSRTHHSFAYSHETSDVDASVDSPVGSPASWNSHSLSQTETDAARMRKKWGAAQKPMLVGNSSNNQSRKDMTRGFKRLLKFGRKSRGAETLVDWISATTSEGDDDTEDGRDTANRSSEDLRKSRMGSSQGHPSDDSFNESEFFNEQVQSLRSSIPAPPANFKLREDHVSGSSIKAPRSFFSLSSFRSKGSESKPR
- the LOC113767644 gene encoding uncharacterized protein LOC113767644 isoform X2; translation: MKSDTPLDYAAFQLSPKRSRCELVVSSGGNTEKLASGLVKPFVANLRVAEEQVAMSVHSIKLEVERQKNAEMWFTKGTLERFVRFVSTPEILELANTFDTEMSQLESARRIYSQGTGQQLSGSGGLGSGAAAAADATKKELLRAIDVRLLAVQQDLTTACARATAAGFNPDTILDLQMFADHFGALRLNEACGKFISLCERRPDLILTWKAGGDDPAIRSSYGSDMSIDDEPTSPDSLRFGSCQPPRHEQQHTGQQQETDTSQKYQHPNLATTLKPSFSLRKSGEASTEPEEGSKQNDPLATEKEKKQESSCDAPPSALDQAPSIAVSQPSRRLSVQDRINLFENKQKENSGGKPAVGKSIEIKRLSSDVSSSASAAAVEKAVLRRWSGASDMSIDLSGEKRDTESPLCTPSSSVSHSKSEDQKDMAGSGKPEFRSIPRWVDDSAGSGREEIVEERQSTVSSDKSGEASEGGKSNSTVGVIGVTAWKDQTRGKTQSRSFLNRAEDSRLDDLANSEPKFRSLPSGKAEEGRSDNQPKFKGPGKRDDLVKTEGQVLSEAQVAGHKEKGTSQAQFGYFAGKGSDTRSAIGPYQPSQVELSDQKEVGIRDDSLAQTYSRAPQRPVGEYAPQEGGSGSRIRDAFAAQHKGVAGKVSSSHPRFESFLETEDIQKKELASAEKNGGVTAIKLEGTGSERMKFDKQIIASELIKKTQGRKDDSVPVYGSNMASFHSKVATENQDGFDSFSTPPPEHVRVRQSKGNQELNDELKMKANELEKLFAEHKLRAPGDQSNTTWRTRPIDRQNDSPAKPCRKSSAETDTAHLSHDGTLSEPAESSKNLAKFSDVPVVKVVGGQDHNDVENKKFSELNFPDGSRGKFYERYMQKRDAKLREDWSSNRAEKEAKLKAMQDSLERSKSEMKAKFSVSSDRQDSVFSACRRAERLRSFNTRSIMRREQQLDFGQSDDEGASDFPEKKLYREDGSFTETSIVDGLPKSKKSLPTKSLSSSTPRMTAAPVPRSATRASSISGRRKMQSENPVAQSVPNFSDLRKENTKPSFTASRTTRPQLRNYTRSKSANEDTSFVKEEKSRRSQSLRKSLANSAECREPSPLNSEGISLTTQNFYKDETEQNSSFKYSKTSESKSFLKKVSGMDLGARTTFALQKTKMASDITNDEDDFDDLAFEGEDSADLVKDEEEEEFETAVTKHQGEPELEQESLKLNFGSENGIVRSFAQVDSSLVAELAAAVPSGFHPSENVQDSPGESPVSWNSRTHHSFAYSHETSDVDASVDSPVGSPASWNSHSLSQTETDAARMRKKWGAAQKPMLVGNSSNNQSRKDMTRGFKRLLKFGRKSRGAETLVDWISATTSEGDDDTEDGRDTANRSSEDLRKSRMGSSQGHPSDDSFNESEFFNEQVQSLRSSIPAPPANFKLREDHVSGSSIKAPRSFFSLSSFRSKGSESKPR